In Actinoplanes sp. NBC_00393, a single genomic region encodes these proteins:
- a CDS encoding FtsX-like permease family protein, with protein MSGLRTFALALRIASRSLRRTLRRSLLLTAFVAVPLALAAFVSTLTTTAVPSGEEFATRALGTAALRAELPGLDLPPAEKLAQGTTTIRGLVPGASDVQAVITQESRLVKGEREVAGASFGLDSGSPMHAGRFTIEDGELPRGDSEVALSAAIARRLEVAPGGTITVEGQELTVAGTVVDRADTNRIFAVVSVPAAVTIAERAAAGAPPGTSRQVTIAWHLSGVEAGAAAETLRNAEWRTLTRADFAERGADQLGELPGLTLGVTLLTLALATLLVGAGFAVAASSSRREIGLLAASGASPGQRRLVLTANGFVLGAVAAVLGLGAGVGAAAVAYPAVGRSLDQVWTQLRLDTTMLAGFALLGLAGPVVAAWLAGRQTASMDPWTALHERPLALAVRAVRRTRRWTVTALCAALALLALATVSADVAVTALAAFMTVVAVAAATRVAVPRLARWAANARPGMRVALRSHAAAPGRGAALVAAIGAVVTVAGLVMLGAGGLAERSVASYRPTAPDGTAVIDTHDTLPASTVAEVTRRLGATGVARINLAMPPDAAGTDTYLMTVDNPVARCYRDPQSDPRECIDRSGFPDTSFWYLGIVEPAQMAAVLGRPMTGAETDAFTKGQVIALSEQVVDGGSVRIYDRDPENSPEARSRTHPAVAADGAQAYVELPFAFISPEGAQTAGMKLHPQVQYLMRGAGRPSEAAEDTARAVLSADSGGQARIYVERGNPGSRQLATVLTTCAVILLALTAAVAVLAVGLATEELAPEFATLAAVGATSRFRRVLTSSYSAVTATLGVLLGLITLVLITPAQTRAMAVPVSPQAWLLLLGTGAVAVVVAAAGGWVSSPRPRSLVRRVN; from the coding sequence GTGAGCGGATTGCGTACGTTTGCGCTCGCCCTGCGCATCGCGTCCCGCTCGCTGCGCCGGACCCTGCGCCGCAGCCTGTTGCTGACCGCCTTCGTCGCGGTGCCGCTGGCTCTGGCCGCGTTCGTCAGCACGCTGACCACCACGGCGGTGCCGAGCGGGGAGGAGTTCGCCACCCGCGCGCTGGGCACCGCCGCGCTGCGGGCCGAGCTGCCCGGCCTGGACCTGCCGCCGGCCGAGAAGCTGGCGCAGGGCACCACGACGATCCGCGGGCTGGTCCCCGGCGCGAGCGACGTCCAGGCCGTGATCACCCAGGAGTCCCGGCTGGTCAAGGGCGAGCGGGAGGTGGCCGGCGCCAGTTTCGGCCTGGACTCCGGCAGCCCGATGCACGCCGGGCGGTTCACGATCGAGGACGGCGAGCTGCCCAGGGGCGACAGCGAGGTGGCGCTCTCCGCCGCGATCGCCCGCCGGCTCGAGGTGGCCCCCGGCGGCACGATCACGGTCGAGGGGCAGGAACTCACCGTCGCCGGCACCGTGGTCGACCGGGCCGACACCAACCGGATCTTCGCCGTGGTCAGCGTGCCGGCGGCGGTGACGATCGCCGAGCGGGCCGCGGCCGGCGCCCCGCCCGGCACCAGCCGGCAGGTCACCATCGCCTGGCATCTGAGCGGGGTCGAGGCCGGCGCCGCCGCCGAGACGCTGCGCAACGCCGAGTGGCGCACGCTGACCCGGGCCGACTTCGCCGAGCGCGGCGCCGACCAGCTCGGTGAGCTGCCCGGACTGACCCTGGGCGTGACCCTGCTGACCCTGGCGCTGGCCACCCTGCTGGTCGGTGCCGGCTTCGCCGTCGCCGCCAGTTCCAGCCGGCGCGAGATCGGCCTGCTCGCCGCCTCCGGGGCCAGCCCCGGGCAGCGGCGGCTGGTGCTGACCGCGAACGGGTTCGTGCTCGGCGCGGTCGCGGCGGTGCTGGGCCTCGGCGCCGGGGTGGGTGCGGCTGCCGTCGCCTATCCGGCGGTCGGCCGCAGCCTCGACCAGGTGTGGACGCAGCTGCGGCTGGACACCACGATGCTGGCCGGGTTCGCCCTGCTCGGGCTGGCCGGGCCGGTCGTGGCCGCGTGGCTGGCCGGGCGGCAGACCGCCTCGATGGACCCGTGGACCGCGCTGCACGAGCGGCCGCTGGCGCTCGCCGTCCGGGCGGTACGGCGTACCCGTCGCTGGACCGTGACCGCCCTGTGCGCCGCGCTGGCGCTACTGGCGCTCGCCACCGTCTCCGCCGACGTCGCCGTGACCGCCCTGGCCGCTTTCATGACCGTGGTCGCCGTCGCGGCGGCCACCCGGGTCGCAGTGCCCCGGCTGGCCCGTTGGGCGGCGAACGCCCGGCCCGGGATGCGGGTGGCGCTGCGTTCACACGCCGCCGCACCGGGCCGCGGCGCCGCCCTGGTGGCCGCGATCGGCGCGGTGGTGACCGTCGCGGGCCTGGTCATGCTCGGCGCGGGCGGGCTGGCCGAACGCTCGGTCGCGTCCTACCGCCCGACCGCACCGGACGGCACCGCCGTCATCGACACCCACGACACGCTCCCGGCGAGCACGGTGGCCGAGGTGACCCGCCGGCTCGGGGCGACCGGGGTCGCCCGGATCAACCTGGCCATGCCGCCGGACGCGGCCGGCACCGACACCTACCTGATGACCGTCGACAACCCGGTGGCGCGGTGTTACCGCGACCCGCAGTCGGACCCGCGCGAGTGCATCGACCGCAGCGGCTTCCCGGACACCTCGTTCTGGTATTTGGGCATCGTCGAGCCGGCGCAGATGGCGGCCGTCCTCGGCCGGCCGATGACCGGCGCCGAGACCGACGCCTTCACGAAGGGCCAGGTGATCGCCCTTTCCGAGCAGGTGGTCGACGGCGGCTCGGTCCGGATCTACGACCGGGACCCGGAGAACTCGCCGGAGGCACGCTCCCGGACACACCCGGCCGTGGCCGCCGACGGCGCGCAGGCCTACGTCGAGTTGCCGTTCGCCTTCATCTCGCCGGAGGGCGCGCAGACCGCCGGGATGAAGCTGCACCCCCAGGTGCAGTACCTGATGCGGGGCGCGGGACGGCCGTCGGAAGCCGCCGAGGACACCGCGCGGGCGGTGCTCAGCGCGGACAGCGGAGGCCAGGCCCGGATCTATGTGGAGCGCGGCAATCCGGGCAGCCGCCAGCTCGCCACGGTCCTGACCACCTGCGCCGTCATCCTGCTCGCACTGACCGCGGCGGTCGCGGTGCTGGCCGTCGGCCTCGCCACCGAGGAGCTGGCCCCGGAGTTCGCCACGCTTGCCGCGGTCGGCGCGACCAGCCGGTTCCGGCGCGTGCTCACCTCGTCGTACTCGGCGGTGACCGCCACCTTGGGCGTGCTGCTGGGACTGATCACCCTGGTGCTGATCACCCCGGCGCAGACCCGGGCCATGGCGGTGCCGGTGAGCCCACAGGCATGGCTGCTGCTGCTCGGCACCGGGGCGGTCGCGGTCGTCGTCGCGGCGGCCGGCGGATGGGTGAGCAGCCCCCGGCCGCGGAGTCTGGTGCGCCGGGTGAACTGA
- a CDS encoding LuxR C-terminal-related transcriptional regulator codes for MTLCRHDAQLEAAVARVPRLSNRELEVLMALPSGHTNGALAHRLCMTERTLRAHIGQILIKLDVEGRVRAAVVAFAWQNCCREKMIR; via the coding sequence GTGACATTGTGCCGGCATGATGCACAGCTCGAGGCGGCCGTCGCTCGTGTTCCACGCCTGAGTAACCGGGAACTGGAAGTCCTGATGGCACTGCCGTCCGGCCACACCAACGGCGCGCTCGCACACCGGTTGTGCATGACCGAGCGTACGCTGCGGGCACACATCGGTCAGATCCTGATCAAGTTGGATGTGGAGGGCAGGGTCCGCGCCGCCGTGGTGGCGTTCGCATGGCAGAACTGCTGCCGGGAAAAGATGATTCGCTAA
- a CDS encoding VOC family protein: protein MTGIEASTHVRLARPSRDLAAAERFYVDGLGLEVLYRATAEGPGEHDLLMLGRAGAAWHLELVAGPEPTPSEQDLFVLYLDGPVPDELLERLENAGGRRVSQGPYWDQWGVTVVDPDGYRLVLSTRRWHNTPLAA, encoded by the coding sequence ATGACGGGGATCGAAGCCTCCACGCACGTACGGTTGGCCCGCCCGAGCCGCGACCTGGCCGCCGCCGAGCGCTTCTACGTCGACGGGCTGGGCCTCGAAGTCCTGTACCGGGCCACCGCCGAAGGCCCGGGCGAGCACGACCTGCTGATGCTCGGCCGGGCCGGCGCCGCGTGGCACCTCGAGCTGGTCGCCGGTCCGGAGCCGACCCCGTCCGAGCAGGACCTGTTCGTGCTCTACCTGGACGGGCCGGTGCCGGACGAACTGCTGGAGCGACTGGAGAACGCCGGCGGGCGGCGGGTCTCGCAGGGGCCCTACTGGGACCAGTGGGGCGTCACGGTCGTCGACCCCGACGGATACCGCCTGGTGCTGTCTACCCGCCGCTGGCACAACACCCCGCTCGCCGCCTGA